In candidate division KSB1 bacterium, the genomic window TGTATCCGGAGCTGTACGGGAATTTCTACCACAAAGTGCGGATCAATTTCTACCCACCGCGCCGGGACAACAAGGAAGGGTGGGACAACCTGGATATCTTCGGCTGGCTCGGGTATCGGATGCAGATCAAAGTGGACTTTTTGTGTCGGGACAGTATCCTTGCCGCGCCGATCGTGTTGGACCTTGTGTTGTTCATGGACTTGGCGCAGCGCGCCGGGATGCATGGCATCCAGGAGTGGCTTTCGTTCTATTTCAAGAGCCCGATGTGTGCTCCTGAACTCTACCCGGAGCACGATCTGTTCATTCAGCTCATGAAGCTGAAGAATACTCTGCGCCATCTCCGTGGCGAGGAGCTCATCACCCACTTAGGGCTTGAATACTACGACTAAGGCCTGTTCCGCGTGCAACGCGCTGGTCACCTGAGGACCATCCTCAAAACCGCGATGCCCGCCGTGGTGGATCTGTCCTCCCAGACCATCATGTGGACCATTGAGGCCATTTTGGTGGGGAGGCTTTCCGCCGCCGCCTTTGCTGGCGTGGCCATGGCTATCCAGATTGTGGTAGTCTTTTTCGCGGTTCTTCTCACCTTCGTGGTGGGTAGCTCGGTTGTTATCGCCCGGGCTCTCGGGCGCGGTGACCGGTGGGAGGCCAATCATGTGCTTGGCCAGACCATGATCATCGGCGTGGCGGCGGCCTTCCTCTTCGCCGTGATCTGGTACTCGGGTGCCATCCACCTGTTCAAGCTGATCGGCAGGGCCGGTGCGGAGGAGGCGGGTCTGGCGGCAGAACGGGCCGGTGTCACCTACTTGCGTACGGTTGCGTTCTTTGCACCGTTGATCGTCACCAATTTCATTGGGGTGGGTATCATCCGCGGTAGTGGCGACACAGGGCACTCCATGGTCATTAACATGGTGGTCAACGGGTTGAACTTGGCCCTGGCGCCATCGCTGATCTTCGGATGGTTCGGGTTGCCCCGTTTAGAGGTGCAAGGAGCAGCACTTGCAGTGGGCATTGCCCACTCGGTAGGGTTCTTTCTCACGTTCGCACTGTTGCGGAGCCGGCGTGCGCGACTCTTTTTGCCCATGCGGGAATTCCTGCATCCCAACGGCGAAACTTTCAGGCGCTTGCTGCGCACCGGTCTGCCGGCAACGGTCGAGCAGCTGGCCACTTCGGTGGGCGTGTTATGTGTCATGAGCTACGCCGCCCAGCTGGGGTTGGCCACCCTGTCGGCGCATGCGGTCTTTGTTCGGGTGCAG contains:
- a CDS encoding MATE family efflux transporter, with product MPAVVDLSSQTIMWTIEAILVGRLSAAAFAGVAMAIQIVVVFFAVLLTFVVGSSVVIARALGRGDRWEANHVLGQTMIIGVAAAFLFAVIWYSGAIHLFKLIGRAGAEEAGLAAERAGVTYLRTVAFFAPLIVTNFIGVGIIRGSGDTGHSMVINMVVNGLNLALAPSLIFGWFGLPRLEVQGAALAVGIAHSVGFFLTFALLRSRRARLFLPMREFLHPNGETFRRLLRTGLPATVEQLATSVGVLCVMSYAAQLGLATLSAHAVFVRVQAVLSMAYMGFGLGAMTLVGMELGAGHSERALRIARLSMLVTLAFVVTAAAGLVLFSRQIMSLFLTRRETAVMAKGAMAIWVFALTQIPKALLGSVAGSLRGAGDLRFLMWLTIVSVLVFEVGLNYVGAFIIGWGLVGLWAVHGFGEVTRLGITYRRLHGNGGEVARRV